The Streptomyces sp. NBC_01197 genome window below encodes:
- a CDS encoding 3-hydroxyacyl-CoA dehydrogenase family protein → MARKLAVIGAGLMGSGIAQVSAQAGWDVVLRDVTDAAVTRGTDAIKASYARFVAKGKLEAADADAALARITTTTDLDAAADADIVVEAVFEKLEVKHEIFRALDKLVREDTVLASNTSAIPITKIAAVTERPERVVGAHFFSPVPMMQLCELVRGYKTSDETLATAREFAESVGKTCIVVNRDVAGFVTTRLISALVVEAAKLYESGVATAEDIDTACKLGFGHAMGPLATADLTGVDILLHATGNIYTESQDEKFAPPELMRRMVDAGDIGRKSGQGFYKH, encoded by the coding sequence TTGGCCAGGAAGCTCGCTGTCATCGGAGCCGGACTCATGGGTTCCGGAATTGCGCAGGTGTCGGCTCAGGCCGGCTGGGACGTTGTTCTGCGCGATGTCACCGATGCGGCCGTGACCCGCGGTACCGACGCCATCAAGGCGTCCTATGCGCGGTTCGTCGCGAAGGGCAAGCTGGAAGCGGCCGACGCCGACGCCGCTCTCGCACGGATCACCACAACCACCGATCTGGACGCGGCAGCCGACGCCGACATCGTCGTGGAGGCGGTGTTCGAGAAGCTTGAGGTCAAGCACGAGATCTTCCGTGCACTCGACAAGCTGGTACGGGAGGACACGGTCCTCGCCTCCAACACCTCGGCGATCCCGATCACCAAGATCGCGGCGGTGACGGAGCGCCCGGAGCGGGTCGTCGGCGCGCACTTCTTCTCGCCCGTCCCGATGATGCAGCTGTGCGAGCTGGTCCGCGGCTACAAGACGAGCGACGAAACCCTCGCCACCGCAAGGGAGTTCGCCGAGTCCGTCGGAAAGACCTGCATCGTCGTCAACCGCGACGTGGCGGGCTTCGTCACCACCCGGCTCATCTCCGCGCTCGTCGTCGAGGCGGCGAAGCTGTACGAGTCGGGCGTGGCCACCGCCGAGGACATCGACACCGCCTGCAAGCTCGGGTTCGGGCACGCGATGGGTCCGCTGGCCACCGCGGATCTGACCGGCGTCGACATCCTGCTGCACGCCACTGGCAACATCTACACGGAATCCCAGGATGAGAAGTTCGCTCCGCCGGAGCTGATGCGCCGAATGGTCGATGCGGGTGACATCGGCAGGAAGAGCGGGCAGGGGTTCTACAAGCACTGA
- a CDS encoding STAS domain-containing protein, which translates to MHIRGDHVELVVGGRLDVRSAADARTVLHSAVDDGVGDLVLDLTELDSWDATGLGVIMGVHRRAGRCGRRLVLRGVPPQMQRLLVATRLHRILAIEGGIAAECLPRV; encoded by the coding sequence ATGCATATCAGGGGCGACCACGTCGAGCTGGTCGTCGGGGGCCGCCTCGACGTTCGCAGCGCGGCGGACGCCCGTACGGTCCTGCACTCGGCTGTCGATGACGGTGTCGGCGATCTGGTGCTCGACCTGACCGAACTCGATTCGTGGGACGCCACCGGACTCGGGGTGATCATGGGCGTCCACCGGCGCGCCGGGAGATGCGGCCGCCGGCTCGTCCTGCGCGGGGTGCCGCCGCAGATGCAGCGCCTCCTGGTGGCGACCCGGCTGCACCGTATTCTGGCCATCGAGGGCGGAATCGCCGCCGAGTGCCTGCCCCGCGTCTGA